One part of the Drosophila teissieri strain GT53w chromosome 3R, Prin_Dtei_1.1, whole genome shotgun sequence genome encodes these proteins:
- the LOC122620748 gene encoding NADP-dependent malic enzyme isoform X2, whose amino-acid sequence MFSRPSLCGTVGKFCRCSTSATGKTTVAAATVPTARHYHEVVGDIICPSQVRGIDHIRDPRLNKGLAFTLEERQTLGIHGLQPARFKTQEEQLQLCKIAVNRYTEPLNKYLYLSDLYDRNERLFFRFLSENIEDLMPIVYTPTVGLACQRFGLIYRRPHGLFITYNDRGHIFDVMKNWPEPNVRAICVTDGERILGLGDLGACGMGIPVGKLALYTALAGIKPHQCLPIVVDVGTNNIDLLEDPLYVGLRQKRVVGREYDDFIDEFMEAVVQRYGQNTLIQFEDFGNHNAFRFLDKYRNTYCTFNDDIQGTASVAVAGLYASKRITGKSFKDYTFLFAGAGEAAIGIADLTVKAMVQDGVPIEEAYNRIYMVDIDGLLTKSRKVGNLDGHKINYAKDINPMSDLAEIVATIKPSVLIGASAAAGIFTPEILRTMADNNERPVVFALSNPTSKAECTAEDAYKHTDARVIFSSGSPFPPVQIGDKTFYPGQGNNAYIFPGVGLGVICTGTHHIPDEMFLIAAQELANFVEPSDIERGSLYPPLSSIRNVSMNIAVGVTKCAYDRGLASTYPEPQDKRKWLENQLYNFNYESSMPASWVWPRMPYIKTREESPLIAAIK is encoded by the exons atgttctcACGACCCAG CTTATGTGGAACTGTGGGCAAATTTTGCCGATGCAGCACATCAGCAACAGGAAAGACTACGGTGGCAGCGGCCACAGTTCCCACCGCTCGACACTATCATGAGGTGGTCGGCGATATCATCTGCCCGTCTCAGGTGCGCGGCATAGATCACATCCGTGATCCACGACTTAACAAG GGCCTGGCCTTTACCCTGGAGGAGCGCCAGACTCTGGGCATCCACGGACTGCAGCCGGCGCGTTTCAAGacgcaggaggagcagctgcagctctgCAAGATCGCCGTGAACCGCTACACGGAGCCGCTGAACAAGTACCTCTACCTGAGCGATCTGTACGATCGCAATGAGCGTCTGTTCTTCCGCTTCCTGTCGGAGAACATCGAGGATCTGATGCCCATCGTGTACACGCCCACAGTGGGTTTGGCCTGCCAGCGGTTCGGCCTGATCTACAGGCGTCCTCATGGTCTATTCATCACGTACAACGATCGCGGACACATCTTTGATGTGATGAAGAACTGGCCGGAACCAAATGTGCGTGCCATCTGTGTGACGGATGGTGAGCGCATCCTGGGACTGGGAGATTTGGGCGCTTGCGGCATGGGCATTCCCGTGGGCAAGCTGGCCTTGTACACGGCTCTGGCCGGAATCAAGCCCCATCAGTGCCTGCCAATTGTGGTGGACGTAGGCACCAACAACATCGATCTGCTGGAGGATCCCCTGTACGTGGGTCTGCGTCAGAAGCGAGTGGTTGGTCGGGAGTACGACGACTTCATTGATGAGTTTATGGAGGCCGTGGTGCAGCGCTATGGCCAGAACACTCTCATCCAGTTCGAGGACTTTGGCAACCACAATGCATTTAGGTTCCTGGACAAGTACCGCAACACCTACTGCACCTTCAACGACGACATCCAGGGAACTGCGTCCGTGGCCGTAGCTGGACTCTATGCCTCCAAGCGCATTACGGGCAAGTCGTTTAAGGACTACACCTTCCTGTTCGCAGGAGCCGGTGAGGCCGCCATCGGCATCGCCGATCTCACCGTCAAGGCCATGGTGCAAGATGGTGTGCCCATCGAGGAGGCCTACAACAGAATTTACATGGTCGATATTGATGGTCTGTTGACCAAGAGTCGCAAGGTAGGCAACCTGGATGGCCACAAAATCAACTACGCCAAGGACATCAATCCGATGTCAGATCTCGCCGAAATTGTCGCCACCATCAAGCCCAGT GTGCTGATTGGTGCCTCGGCTGCTGCCGGCATTTTCACACCGGAGATCCTGCGCACCATGGCGGATAACAACGAGAGGCCCGTGGTGTTCGCCTTGTCCAATCCCACCAGCAAGGCAGAATGCACTGCCGAAGATGCTTACAAGCACACGGAT GCTCGCGTGATCTTCTCGTCGGGCTCTCCCTTCCCGCCGGTCCAGATCGGTGACAAGACCTTCTACCCGGGCCAGGGCAACAACGCCTACATCTTCCCAGGTGTCGGCTTGGGCGTGATCTGCACGGGTACTCACCACATACCCGACGAAATGTTCCTCATCGCCGCCCAGGAGTTGGCCAACTTTGTGGAGCCCAGCGACATTGAGCGCGGATCTCTGTATCCTCCGCTGTCGAGCATCCGCAACGTGTCCATGAACATTGCCGTTGGCGTGACCAAATGTGCCTACGATAGAG GCTTGGCATCAACCTACCCTGAGCCACAGGACAAGCGCAAGTGGCTGGAGAACCAACTGTACAACTTCAACTACGAGAGCTCGATGCCCGCTTCCTGGGTTTGGCCGCGGATGCCCTACATTAAGACTC GCGAAGAAAGCCCGCTCATTGCCGCcatcaaataa
- the LOC122620748 gene encoding NADP-dependent malic enzyme isoform X1, with amino-acid sequence MFSRPSLCGTVGKFCRCSTSATGKTTVAAATVPTARHYHEVVGDIICPSQVRGIDHIRDPRLNKGLAFTLEERQTLGIHGLQPARFKTQEEQLQLCKIAVNRYTEPLNKYLYLSDLYDRNERLFFRFLSENIEDLMPIVYTPTVGLACQRFGLIYRRPHGLFITYNDRGHIFDVMKNWPEPNVRAICVTDGERILGLGDLGACGMGIPVGKLALYTALAGIKPHQCLPIVVDVGTNNIDLLEDPLYVGLRQKRVVGREYDDFIDEFMEAVVQRYGQNTLIQFEDFGNHNAFRFLDKYRNTYCTFNDDIQGTASVAVAGLYASKRITGKSFKDYTFLFAGAGEAAIGIADLTVKAMVQDGVPIEEAYNRIYMVDIDGLLTKSRKVGNLDGHKINYAKDINPMSDLAEIVATIKPSVLIGASAAAGIFTPEILRTMADNNERPVVFALSNPTSKAECTAEDAYKHTDARVIFSSGSPFPPVQIGDKTFYPGQGNNAYIFPGVGLGVICTGTHHIPDEMFLIAAQELANFVEPSDIERGSLYPPLSSIRNVSMNIAVGVTKCAYDRGLASTYPEPQDKRKWLENQLYNFNYESSMPASWVWPRMPYIKTRDLVPTKLYGKQKSEEVM; translated from the exons atgttctcACGACCCAG CTTATGTGGAACTGTGGGCAAATTTTGCCGATGCAGCACATCAGCAACAGGAAAGACTACGGTGGCAGCGGCCACAGTTCCCACCGCTCGACACTATCATGAGGTGGTCGGCGATATCATCTGCCCGTCTCAGGTGCGCGGCATAGATCACATCCGTGATCCACGACTTAACAAG GGCCTGGCCTTTACCCTGGAGGAGCGCCAGACTCTGGGCATCCACGGACTGCAGCCGGCGCGTTTCAAGacgcaggaggagcagctgcagctctgCAAGATCGCCGTGAACCGCTACACGGAGCCGCTGAACAAGTACCTCTACCTGAGCGATCTGTACGATCGCAATGAGCGTCTGTTCTTCCGCTTCCTGTCGGAGAACATCGAGGATCTGATGCCCATCGTGTACACGCCCACAGTGGGTTTGGCCTGCCAGCGGTTCGGCCTGATCTACAGGCGTCCTCATGGTCTATTCATCACGTACAACGATCGCGGACACATCTTTGATGTGATGAAGAACTGGCCGGAACCAAATGTGCGTGCCATCTGTGTGACGGATGGTGAGCGCATCCTGGGACTGGGAGATTTGGGCGCTTGCGGCATGGGCATTCCCGTGGGCAAGCTGGCCTTGTACACGGCTCTGGCCGGAATCAAGCCCCATCAGTGCCTGCCAATTGTGGTGGACGTAGGCACCAACAACATCGATCTGCTGGAGGATCCCCTGTACGTGGGTCTGCGTCAGAAGCGAGTGGTTGGTCGGGAGTACGACGACTTCATTGATGAGTTTATGGAGGCCGTGGTGCAGCGCTATGGCCAGAACACTCTCATCCAGTTCGAGGACTTTGGCAACCACAATGCATTTAGGTTCCTGGACAAGTACCGCAACACCTACTGCACCTTCAACGACGACATCCAGGGAACTGCGTCCGTGGCCGTAGCTGGACTCTATGCCTCCAAGCGCATTACGGGCAAGTCGTTTAAGGACTACACCTTCCTGTTCGCAGGAGCCGGTGAGGCCGCCATCGGCATCGCCGATCTCACCGTCAAGGCCATGGTGCAAGATGGTGTGCCCATCGAGGAGGCCTACAACAGAATTTACATGGTCGATATTGATGGTCTGTTGACCAAGAGTCGCAAGGTAGGCAACCTGGATGGCCACAAAATCAACTACGCCAAGGACATCAATCCGATGTCAGATCTCGCCGAAATTGTCGCCACCATCAAGCCCAGT GTGCTGATTGGTGCCTCGGCTGCTGCCGGCATTTTCACACCGGAGATCCTGCGCACCATGGCGGATAACAACGAGAGGCCCGTGGTGTTCGCCTTGTCCAATCCCACCAGCAAGGCAGAATGCACTGCCGAAGATGCTTACAAGCACACGGAT GCTCGCGTGATCTTCTCGTCGGGCTCTCCCTTCCCGCCGGTCCAGATCGGTGACAAGACCTTCTACCCGGGCCAGGGCAACAACGCCTACATCTTCCCAGGTGTCGGCTTGGGCGTGATCTGCACGGGTACTCACCACATACCCGACGAAATGTTCCTCATCGCCGCCCAGGAGTTGGCCAACTTTGTGGAGCCCAGCGACATTGAGCGCGGATCTCTGTATCCTCCGCTGTCGAGCATCCGCAACGTGTCCATGAACATTGCCGTTGGCGTGACCAAATGTGCCTACGATAGAG GCTTGGCATCAACCTACCCTGAGCCACAGGACAAGCGCAAGTGGCTGGAGAACCAACTGTACAACTTCAACTACGAGAGCTCGATGCCCGCTTCCTGGGTTTGGCCGCGGATGCCCTACATTAAGACTCGTGATTTAGTGCCCACAAAACTCTATGGAaaacaaa AGAGCGAGGAAGTAATGTAA